Genomic segment of Deltaproteobacteria bacterium:
CAAAAGCCAGGACCTGCATCAGAACGTATACAAGCCGTCACAGATAAACGCATTGCTTGAACAGCTGGCGTCAGGGGCCTACAAAGTGCCGTCCTTGGTGGTTGAAAAACTCCGTCGATCGAAACTCGAAGAAAAAACCAAGAAAAATTGCACACCTCCCAGCCACCGGTTCTTCGACCTTCTCGAGGATGTTCACCGCGTCCGAAAGGCATGGGACGAGGTCCGGAAAAAACAGATCCTTCACCTCAAACATGACTTTCTGGGCTGGTTTCGCCGGACCTTGTCCGTTCGCAAGGAAGAACTGGGTATCATCTCCTTCGACGACATGATCCTCAAGGTCTACGAATCCGTGGCCGACGACCGTCTGGCCCGGGTCGTTGGCCGACGTTACAACACGGCCCTCATTGACGAGTTCCAGGACACGGACTCAATGCAGTGGGCCATTTTTCACCATCTTTTTCGCGGGCCGAACCAACGACTGTTTCTAATCGGAGATCCCAAGCAGTCCATCTATGGATTCCGGGGGGCCGACATCTTTGCGTACCTCCAGGCCGCTGCCGATTCCAACCGCCATTCGACACTTAAAACCAACTGGCGTTCGGCTCCGGCCTTGGTCGAGGCTGTGAACACGGTGTTCTCCCGGAACGAATCTCCCTTCCTTGTGGACAAGATCGACTTTATGCCCGTTGAAGCTTGTCCCGACAAGCCTGCGCTGCATCTCGATGGCAAGGAGGTTCCGGCCTTGGTCTGCTGGGAGATCGGAGACCCCAGTCTGAAGAACAAACCTCCTCGGACCAGGGCCGTGCGTGAAGCAGTGATCGGTGAAATTATCCGTCTGTTGGGCCTAGAGGCCAATGACCGGTTTACCGTGGGTTCGGGTCCCGATTCTACAAGAATCAAACCCAAGGACATCGCCGTGCTCGTTTCCAAAAACGAGGAGGCCCAAACCCTGCAGAACATGCTTTCCGCTGTCGGAATCCCGGCCGTGACCTCTGGAAACGCTTCGGTCATGGCATCAGCCGAGGCGAGAGAAATGCTCATCTTGCTCTCCGGCATTCTGGACTGCCATCGTACCGGTCCGGCTTTGGCTGTTTTGGCCACGCCGTTTTTCGGGTTCTCGGCCAATGAAATTCTCCGCTGTCGGGAAGAGGACAATGCCGGGCAGATGGAGCTCGACGGATACAGAAGCCTTTGGCTCCGATCAGGGCTTTCGGCCATGCTCTCCGCCGTGTTTCGAAACCGTTTGGTACTTAGTCGCCTGGTGACCCGCCAGGATGGAGAGCGCAAACTGACCAACGTATTGCATCTGGCCGAGGCCCTGCAGAACGCATCCCGGACACTGGGACTTGGACCCCAGGCCTTGGTGGGCTGGCTGAAGGACATGATCGAGATTCAAGGGGGAGGGGAGGAGCACGAATTGCGTCTGGAGAGCGATGACGAAGCCTTGCGGATCATGACCGTGCACAAAAGCAAGGGTCTGGAATTTCCGGTGGTTTTCTGCCCGGGTCTCCATGACTGGACGTATCGCCCGAGGGATGAGGGATTCGTCCATCTTCCCACCAGAAAGGCCCAGAGGAAACGATTTCTCCATCTGGCCCTGAAAGCTGAAGAAGAACAGACTGCCAAAGACGAGAGTCTGGCCGAGGCCCTGCGATTGGCCTATGTGGCCCTGACCAGGGCCCGACAAAGGACCTATTTCTGCCGCCTGGGATTCGGGATGAAGGCAAATGGATCACCGGTGGAGCATTTGCTCGGCACAGAGGGTGCCGATTTTGGGAGGGGAAAGCCCTGTATCCGGGTCGAGCCTCTGCCCCGACATCATTTCTATGTTTCAGGAACGTCCAAGCTTCAAACCGGGTCGACCCCGCTTCGGATTCGTTCGCTCAGCAGACGAAGCTGGTCTTCAAACCGGCTGGCCAGCTTCTCTGGTTTGACCCGAAACGCCATGTCAGACTCGAGGGATTACGATTTCGACAATCGGACTCTTGGTGCACCCGTTCCCAAGTCCCCGGAGAGAACCATCTTCTCCTTTCCCGGTGGAGTCAGAACCGGCATTTTCCTCCATCGTCTCCTAGAAAAAGTTTCCCTGACCCAGGGTCCGGACGAGTGGGGCCCGATCATTGAGGAAGGCTTGGCCCGGCAGGGCCTCTCGGCCGAATGGCAGGACGTCGTCCTCGATATGATCCGGGCCGTGGCTTCCACGGATCTGGGGCAGGGATTCAGCCTGTCGGAGGTTGATGAATTTCGACCGGAACTCGAGTTTTTTCTTCCACTTGGAGACGTGGAACCGAATTCCCTGCGGAAGGCCTACGAAAAGTATCCTCGCTTTTCGTCGCGGATCAACAGTCTCGATTTTTCTCGTGTGCGCGGCCTGCTGACGGGATTTGCCGATCTGGTTTTTCGCCACGATGGTCTGTGGTACATCGTGGACTGGAAATCTAACCACCTTGGTCCAAATCCCGAGGAGTATCTCCAGCCAGGGCTTGAGGCCTCCATCCTTCACAGCTACTATTTTCTCCAGTACCATCTCTACACTCTGGCTGTGCATCGTCTGGCCAAAACCCGGAGCCCCCAAGGCGCCTATTCCTATAATGAAAACTTTGGCGGGGTGTTTTATGTCTATTTACGAGGGTTAGCCGGACAACCGGACGGACGGCACGGTATTTATTTCGATCGCCCGAAGCGGGAGTTCATGGCCGACCTTGAACAGATTCTGTGTCCGGGAAGATCCACTTTTTGATCTTGAACTCGGGGAATTTTCATGAACTTCATCGATACGTCCGTTTTTGAACTCTTTAAGACGGGACCCGGCCCGTCGAGTTCCCACACCATCGGACCCATGAGCGCAGCCGCGGATTTTCTTTCCTGTCTGCGGGTCCTCGACAAGGACATTCTTGATGCTGCAAGGACCGTCGAGATCGATCTCTATGGAAGTCTCAGCGCCACAGGCAAGGGCCACGGCACTGATCGCGCCGTCCTGGCCGGCTTGCTTGACCAGGAGCCCCAGAGCTGTTCGGCCGTTTTTTTGGAATCCATGAATCGGGATCAAGGGGTAGAGTTCCGGATCGAGGTGCCTGGGCACAAACTGAGGACTGGATGGAACCATGTTCATTTCCAAGGCATGAACACGGCCTTCCCTTTCAGTAACACCCTGGTCTTTCGACTGACCGGTCCGGAAGGAGATCTTTGGGAGAAGGAGTATTATTCCGTGGGAGGGGGGTTCGTGCAATGGAAGGGGTGGATGCCACCGGAAAAGAATCCGCCGGCCCATCCTTACTCCACCATGACCGAACTTCGAAACATCGTTCGCCGAAAACGAATCGATCTGCACACGGCCATTCTGGAGAACGAGAAAGCCATCACCGGGCGGACCGAAGTGGAAATTCGAGATGGATTGGATGCCGTCGTCGACTCCATGGAGGAGTCGGTTCAAAACGGTCTTGCATCCGGAGGAGTGCTGCCCGGGCCGATCGGCCTGCACCGCAAGGCTCGGGTCCTTCATCGGCGGGCCCTGAAGCTCCAAGATACACCTGAGGGCTTTCTGGTTGCCCTGAGCGCATACGCCTTCGCCACGGCCGAGGAGAACGCCGCCGGACACAGAATCGTGACCGCGCCCACGGCCGGGTCATGCGGGGTCATGCCCGCTTTGGTCCATATGCTCGTTCACCACGACCGGATTTCCCGCCGGGAACTTCAGCGTGGACTGCTGGCGGCTGCGGCCGTGGGTTTCGTCGCCAAGCACAACGCTAGCATTTCCGGAGCCGAAGTGGGATGCCAGGGAGAAATCGGGGTCGCCGCCGCCATGGCCGCCGCCATGGTCGCCCACGCCCGGGGGCACAGGATCAGAATCGTGGAAAATGCGGCCGAAATCGCCCTAGAGCATCACCTCGGTCTGACCTGTGATCCGGTCTTCGGCCAAGTCCAGATTCCGTGCATCGAGCGGAACGCCATGGGCGCCCTCAAGGCCTACACGGCCTACCTCATCGCCTCGGCCGAGGTTTCGAAGCATCACAAGGTCGACCTCGACCAGACCATCCGGGCTATGGCTGAAACGGGCCGCGACATGTCGGCCAAGTACAAGGAGACCTCAACGGGAGGGCTGGCCCTGAGCGTTGTCCAGTGTTGACGAAGAACGTGATTTTCAGGATTCGACCGCTGTGGCCAGAATGTCCATGAGCCGGGCGCAACCACGTCCATTTTTGGCCGAAACGGCCAGGGGAGGAGCATCCAGGCCGCAAAGCTGTTGCCATTGCCTGGAGATTTCGGCCAGATGCCGTTGCTTGCATTTGTCGGCCTTGGTCAAGACCGGGATATAGTGAATCCCAATATCCAAAACATAGCCCCTGAGCTCCAAGTCCAAGGTCTGGGGAGGAAGCCGGGAGTCGATGAGGGCCACCACGGCTTTGAGCAGCGCATTGCTCTTCATGTATCGATCCACCAGACGGGCCCACTGGGCCCGTTCCTCCTTGGAACAGCGGGCGTAGCCATATCCTGGAAGATCGACCAAGCAAAAACGGTCGGTATGAACCAGAAAAAAATTGACGCTTCTTGTCTTGCCGGGGGTTGAACTCGTTTTGGCTAGACCCTTGGAACCGCCCAACCGGTTCAGCAGAGAGGACTTGCCCACGTTGGACCGTCCGGCAAGGGCAATCTGGGGCAGGGGAGGGGGCACAAGCTGTTCGGCAGTATAGGCCGTCAGGATCAGCTCAAAACGATGGATGGTGAGGGGAGCAGGGGCGTCCCTTTCTTGACTTTTATGGATGATATCGGGCATTGCTTTGTCGTTTCGCTCGTAGGTCTTGGAGAATTAAATCCAAAAAAAGGGAGTTCCGAATGAAAGGTTTACTCAGTGTCATGATCATGCTGGCGATTCTGCCGGCCTGTCTGGGAGACAAGAATCCGGAAACTCTCTATGCAGCTTCCGCCAAGCCTTTGGTCATTGTCAAGGAGACTCTGGTTGACGTCAAACTGACCGATGCCGAGGTCCGTCTGGCAGGCGGTGATTTCTCCAAGGCCATGTGGGAAAAGGCCACCTTCCAGGGAATGAAAGCCATCATGAACAAGTTCATGTACCTGGAACCCATTGTCGCCCCAATTCGCACGACCTATCCGGAACCGGACGAAATGTCGTTTTTCGAACGACGGGGGAAGGTGGTCAAAGTTGAGAATCCGGTCACCGGAGACTACGAACAGAGTTTCAGGCTTACGGCCACCTTCACACCTGAGTGGAAAGTTTCGGGACAGGTCACCCGTCTGGAGAATGACCGTTATGCCCTGTCCATGCTCGACCGTATGAGCGTCACCCTGTTCGATTATTTTCCTCGCGAACTCCCGGCCTTTTTTCTTTTAGCCCAACGGACTCCCGAGGGTGACGGCCGCTTGATGCGCGTCGTCGGTTCCGGTCGGATCCTGCAAAGTTTGGGCACCACTGTTGTCGTGGACGTTGAAGGCAGTTCGGTACAGGGGACCCTGGCCCAAGCCGAACTGACCGAGACTAATCAGGAAATCTACAAAGGAGACATCATTTTTCTAATTCCGGTCATTGCCGAGGCCCTGCTGCCTGCTGAGATCGCCGAAACTGGGGACTCCGGTTTGCCCGAGGTCGTGGTAGAGCCCAAGACCATCGTCGAAGTGGTCGAGCCCGAGATTTCCAAGTGAGTCGAACCTGGAATATTCTTGTAGCCAACGGCCCCAATCTCCGCCATGTCGGGATACGGGACCCTGGAACATATGGTGTTCAGTCCATGGACCGGCTGCCGGAAATCATCGCCGATCTCCTCGGAATACATGCCGAATCCGTGGGCCTCTTTTTTTTTCAATCCAATTCCGAAGGAGCGCTCATAGACCGTTTTGAATTGGCCCGGGAACAAAGGGTTGACGGGCTGGTTCTCAATGCCGGTGCTTTGACCCACACCAGTTTGGCTTTGGCTGACTGCCTGGCATGGATCAGCATCCCCTGCGTCGAGGTCCACATCAGCAATGTTTTAGCCAGGGAGAACCCTCTTCGCCAACAGAGCCTCATTGGCAGACATTGTCTGGGCGTGATGGCAGGGTTCGGGCTGAGGGGATACGGGTTAGCGGTTTTGGCTCTGGTCGAACATTTGCGGTCTGTTTCAAAAGACAATCAACCATCAGGAGCATGACGTGATATCGACGACGGATTTCAAGAAAGGCTTGAAAATCGAGATCGACGGCGAACCCTGCATGATCGTCGATTTTCAGCATTTCAAACCCGGGAAGGGCGGAGCCTTCATGAAGACCAAATGGAAGAACCTCCTCACCGGGGCCGTGGTGGAGAGGAACTTTCGTTCCGGGGTCAAATTCAACCGGCCGGACATGGAGACCCGAACTCTTCAATATCTCTACCACGATGGGACCGGGTACGTGTTTATGGATCTGACCACCTACGAGCAGTTGACGGTCGACGAGGATCTGCTTGACCAGCAGGGACCCTTTCTGAAAGAAAGCCAAGAGTACAAGGTTCTCATCTATCAGGGCCGTCCGTTGGATCTCGAGCTTCCCGTGGCCGAGATTCTCGAGGTCACCGAAACCGATCCGGGCATGAAGGGAGACACGGTTAGCAACACCACCAAACCGGCCATCCTGGAAACGGGTTTGGTGGTCAACGTTCCGCTGTTCATCAATATTGGGGACAGGCTCAAGATCGATACCCGATCCCGGGAGTATTTGGGCAGAGAGTGAATTTGACGACTCTTCGACCCCTGACTCGGAGAGGCCATGAAGACCGGGCGGTTTCATGGCCTCTTCCGATTTTCGACAGATTCGATCCAGCCGATACCGGAGCCCGTTCATGACCACCATAGATGGCAACAAGCTCGGCCGGGAGATTACAGCCGTCGTGCTTTTCTTTCTGGCCGCATTCATGAGTCTAAGCCTTTTTTCCTATTCCGTCCAGGACCCGACTTTCGGGACCGCCTATCATGGTGGCGGAATCCGAAATCTGGCCGGACCCATGGGGAGCTACGCGTCGGGGTTTCTGGTCGAACTGTTCGGGATGGCAGCTTGGATCTGGCCTGTTCTCACTCTGTATGTCGGACTGTGCCTGATGTTTTCGTTGTTCCGTTTCGCTTGGTGGCGTTGGCTTGGAATCGCCATGCTTGTTGCCGTCACCCTCAGCCTACTAGAGAGAGAGATTCTTGTCGGTAAATCCGTTTTGGAGATGAGCGGAGGAGGATATCTGGGCCGGTCGATGCATTCCTGGCTGGTCGGGATGTTCGGAATTGAAGGAAGCATGTTGGTCGAGGGGTTGTTCCTCGTCCTTGGGTGCCAGCTTGCTCTGGGTCTTTCCTGGTCCGGGCTCGGCTCGACGATGCGTCGATGTCTCGGGGGGCTTTGGGCATGGCTTTTTCGATTGTGGGGGAATATTTTTTTTCGGTCCGATGGCGTAGAATCTGAAATCACAATTGAAGACCGGAAGCAGACTGAAAATCCTTCCCAAAAACAGGTGGATTCACCGGCCAATCGTCACCGACCGATTCAAGCCAAGACGTCTCCTATTCCTGTCCAAATCGATATGGAAGCCGACAGGCCCGGAGTCGAGTTACTCGTGCCAGTGCCGGCCTCCCAGCCACAGCCAGAGCCGACCGTTCTCGATTCCCTGGCCAAAAAATTAAGCGAATGTTTGGTCAATTTCGGAATTCAAGGTGAAGTCCAGCACATTTTGCCCGGACCCGTGGTCACCATGTTCGAGTTTAAGCCGGCTCCGGGTATCAAGATTAGCAGAATCGCAGGCCTGAACAACGATTTGGCCCTGGCCCTCATGTCCAGGTCAGTCCGCATTGTGGCGCCACTGCCGGGAAGGGACACGGTCGGAGTGGAGATTCCCAACGAGAAACGTCAGACCGTCTATCTTCGAGAAATTCTAGGCAGTGAACAGTTCACCAAATCCCGGTGGGTTATTCCTCTGGCCTTGGGCAAGGATATCCAGGGAAAGCCGGTCGTGGCCGATTTGGCCAGAATGCCTCACATGCTGGTGGCCGGGGCCACTGGGGCAGGAAAATCCGTTTGCCTGAACACCCTGATTCTGAGCCTTCTCTACACTTTCGGCCCGGAAGAAGCCAAATTTCTGCTCATTGATCCCAAGCGGATCGAGTTGGCCGTGTATTCGGATTTGCCCCATCTGGTGCATCCGGTGGTCACGGACATGAACTTGGCCAAGAATGCCCTGGACTGGGTGGTCCATGAGATGGAGGGGCGTTACAGTGCCATGGCCGAGGCAGGAGTTCGCAATATCGCCGACTACAATCGAAGAGTCCGCGAAGCAATGGCCAATTTGGACGAAGAAGAGCAGAGTGAAAATTTGCCCAGGCCTCTTCCTTATCTTGTGCTAATTATCGATGAATTGGCCGACCTGATGCTCACGGCAGCCAAGGACGTGGAGGTCAGCATCGTCCGGTTGGCCCAATTGGCCAGGGCGGCCGGCATTCATCTCATCTTGGCCACCCAAAGACCGTCCGTTGACGTGGTTACGGGCCTGATCAAGGCCAATTTTCCAGCCAGGATCGCCTTCCAGGTCAGTTCCAAACACGATTCACGGACCATTCTCGACGCTGTGGGTGCCGAATATCTGCTTGGCCAGGGTGACATGCTCTTCAAGCGGAGCGGAGGAGACGTGACCCGGGTCCATGGCTCCTTTGTCAGTGACGGAGAGATCGAGGCGGTGGT
This window contains:
- a CDS encoding L-serine ammonia-lyase, giving the protein MNFIDTSVFELFKTGPGPSSSHTIGPMSAAADFLSCLRVLDKDILDAARTVEIDLYGSLSATGKGHGTDRAVLAGLLDQEPQSCSAVFLESMNRDQGVEFRIEVPGHKLRTGWNHVHFQGMNTAFPFSNTLVFRLTGPEGDLWEKEYYSVGGGFVQWKGWMPPEKNPPAHPYSTMTELRNIVRRKRIDLHTAILENEKAITGRTEVEIRDGLDAVVDSMEESVQNGLASGGVLPGPIGLHRKARVLHRRALKLQDTPEGFLVALSAYAFATAEENAAGHRIVTAPTAGSCGVMPALVHMLVHHDRISRRELQRGLLAAAAVGFVAKHNASISGAEVGCQGEIGVAAAMAAAMVAHARGHRIRIVENAAEIALEHHLGLTCDPVFGQVQIPCIERNAMGALKAYTAYLIASAEVSKHHKVDLDQTIRAMAETGRDMSAKYKETSTGGLALSVVQC
- a CDS encoding YihA family ribosome biogenesis GTP-binding protein; translation: MPDIIHKSQERDAPAPLTIHRFELILTAYTAEQLVPPPLPQIALAGRSNVGKSSLLNRLGGSKGLAKTSSTPGKTRSVNFFLVHTDRFCLVDLPGYGYARCSKEERAQWARLVDRYMKSNALLKAVVALIDSRLPPQTLDLELRGYVLDIGIHYIPVLTKADKCKQRHLAEISRQWQQLCGLDAPPLAVSAKNGRGCARLMDILATAVES
- a CDS encoding 3-dehydroquinate dehydratase; its protein translation is MSRTWNILVANGPNLRHVGIRDPGTYGVQSMDRLPEIIADLLGIHAESVGLFFFQSNSEGALIDRFELAREQRVDGLVLNAGALTHTSLALADCLAWISIPCVEVHISNVLARENPLRQQSLIGRHCLGVMAGFGLRGYGLAVLALVEHLRSVSKDNQPSGA
- the efp gene encoding elongation factor P — encoded protein: MISTTDFKKGLKIEIDGEPCMIVDFQHFKPGKGGAFMKTKWKNLLTGAVVERNFRSGVKFNRPDMETRTLQYLYHDGTGYVFMDLTTYEQLTVDEDLLDQQGPFLKESQEYKVLIYQGRPLDLELPVAEILEVTETDPGMKGDTVSNTTKPAILETGLVVNVPLFINIGDRLKIDTRSREYLGRE
- a CDS encoding DNA translocase FtsK, with the translated sequence MASSDFRQIRSSRYRSPFMTTIDGNKLGREITAVVLFFLAAFMSLSLFSYSVQDPTFGTAYHGGGIRNLAGPMGSYASGFLVELFGMAAWIWPVLTLYVGLCLMFSLFRFAWWRWLGIAMLVAVTLSLLEREILVGKSVLEMSGGGYLGRSMHSWLVGMFGIEGSMLVEGLFLVLGCQLALGLSWSGLGSTMRRCLGGLWAWLFRLWGNIFFRSDGVESEITIEDRKQTENPSQKQVDSPANRHRPIQAKTSPIPVQIDMEADRPGVELLVPVPASQPQPEPTVLDSLAKKLSECLVNFGIQGEVQHILPGPVVTMFEFKPAPGIKISRIAGLNNDLALALMSRSVRIVAPLPGRDTVGVEIPNEKRQTVYLREILGSEQFTKSRWVIPLALGKDIQGKPVVADLARMPHMLVAGATGAGKSVCLNTLILSLLYTFGPEEAKFLLIDPKRIELAVYSDLPHLVHPVVTDMNLAKNALDWVVHEMEGRYSAMAEAGVRNIADYNRRVREAMANLDEEEQSENLPRPLPYLVLIIDELADLMLTAAKDVEVSIVRLAQLARAAGIHLILATQRPSVDVVTGLIKANFPARIAFQVSSKHDSRTILDAVGAEYLLGQGDMLFKRSGGDVTRVHGSFVSDGEIEAVVGFWKAKGKPDYAVNFEDWSSGRESDLGGEGGNGNDVPDDPVYNQAVEFVMDQGKASISLIQRRFRIG